CGACCATCAGGAGGAGGAATTGCGGATAGGTTTCGGCGTAGAGCATGAAGAAGTACGTCAGGCCGGTCAGCGTCAGGCTGAGGTTCATCACCAGTTTGCGCCCGACTTTGTCGGCCAGCCAGCCCGCGACGAACGACGAGATCAGTCCCGTGCCGGCGTTGATCGAGACCAGCGCGGCCACGGTACTGAGCGGCAGGCTGAGTTTTTCGCTGACGTAAATGAGCAGGTACGGGCCGACCATGCTTCCGCCCGCCGTGGCGAGGACCAGCCCGGCGATCATCAGCCAGTATTGCTGCGGATATTCTTTGTAGAGCGCGCGAAGCTTGTAGAGCATGGGAGGAAAGATTGACATGAAAAGCGGACGAAGTTTCCTCCGTCCGCTCTACTTACCGTTTGTCAATTACCGACGGTCGCGGCCGCCGCGTCCGCGGTCGCCGCCGCGGCGGTCACGGTCTCCTCCGCGGCCTCCGCCAGGACGCGGGCCGCGCGCGCCTCCGCCGCCGTTGTCGCGCTCGCGCGCTTCTTCGGCGGTCCAGCCTTCGAGCACGGCCTGGCGCGAGAGACGGATCTTGCCCTGCCCGTCAATGTTCGTCACCATCACGGTGATCTCTTCGCCCATGCGGACCACATCTTCCACCTTGTTGACGCGCTCGCTGTCGAGTTGCGAGATGTGGACGAGTCCGTCTACGCCGGGCAGGATCTCCACGAAGGCGCCGAAGTCCGCGATGCGCACGACTTTGCCGGTGTAGATGTTGCCGATGACAGCTTCCTCTCCGAGCGATTTGACGCGCTCCTCGGCTTCCTTCGCGCCGATGCCCTCGGTCGAAGCGATGTACACCGTGCCGTCTTCCTGCACGTCGATCTTCGTCCCGGTCTCTTCCTGCAAAGCGCGGATGTTCTTGCCGCCCGGGCCGATCAGCGCGCCGATCTTCTCGACGGGAATCTTCACGGTGATGATGCGCGGCGCGTGCGGCTTCAGTTCGGGACGCGGCTCGGCGATCACTTCGAGCATCTTGTCCATGATGGACATGCGCGCCACGCGCGCCTGTTCGAGCGCCTCTTTCATCATCTGCGAACTCAAGCCAGTGATCTTGATGTCCATTTGCAGGGCGGTGATGCCCTTCGTCGTGCCAGCCACTTTGAAGTCCATGTCGCCGAGGTGATCCTCGGTCCCCTGGATGTCGGTCAGGATTTTGTAGCGGCCGCTGTCGTCGGTGATGAGTCCCATTGCCACGCCGGCCACGGGGGCCTTGATCGGCACGCCCGCGTCCATCAACGCGAGGGTCGAGCCGCAGACGGACGCCATCGAGGACGATCCGTTGGAGGCCATGACCTCCGAGACGACGCGCAGCGTGTACGGGAACGTCTCCTCCGCGGGGATGACGGGCTCGAGGGCGCGTTCGGCCAGCGCGCCATGCCCGACTTCGCGGCGGCTCTGCCCACGCAGGGGCTTTACCTCGCCCGTGCTGAACGGCGGGAAGTTGTAGTGATGCATGTAACGTTTGGTGTCGGTCGGGCTGAGGTTGTCCAGTTCCTGCGCCTCGCCCAATGTGCCGAGCGTGGCGAGCGAGAGGACCTGCGTCTCGCCGCGCGTGAACAGTCCCGAGCCGTGCGCGCGCGGGGAGAGTCCCACCTCGCACCAGATCGGGCGGATGTCCGTGGGGCCGCGCCCGTCGGGACGTTTGCCCATGCTCAGGATGCGTTCGCGCACGATCTTGTGTTCGGCTTCGCCGAACGCGGCCTGCACGTCTTTTTTGGCGGGAGCGGCCGCGTCGCCTTCCACGCACATCTCGGCGACGACGGCGGCTTGCAGTTCGTCCATCCCGCCGTAGAATTCCGATTTGCTCAGGGGCTTGTCAAGCAGTTCGTTCATCGGCGCGTCGACGCGCTCGAAGACTTTCTGGTTCAACTCGTCGGCCGCGAGGACGAAGGTGGCTTCGCGCTTCGGCTTGCCGATCTCGGCGGCCATCTTGAGCTGGGCTTCGATCAGCGGTTGGATGGATTGGTGACCGAAATCCAACGCGGCAGCCATCACATCTTCGGGGACTTCGTTCGCGCCGCATTCCACCATCAGGATGGCGTCTTTGGTGCCGGCGATCCGCAGGTCGAGGTCCGACGCGTCCAATTCCTTGAAGGTCGGGTTGACGATGAACTGTCCGTCCACGCGGCCCACGCGCACCGCGCCGACGGGTCCGCCCCAGGGGATGTCCGAGATCATGATGGCGGCGGAGGCGGCGTTGATCGCCAGCACATCCAGCGGGTTCTCGCCGTCCGAGGAGAGCGAATACATCATCACCTGCACTTCGTTTCTCATCCCGTGTTGGAAGAGCGGGCGCAGGGGACGGTCGGTGAGGCGGGCGGTGAGGATCGCCTCGCCGCCGGGACGTCCCTCCCGACGAAAGAAGGAACCGGGGATCTTTCCGCCGGCGTAGAGACGCTCTTCGTATTCCACCGAGAGCGGGAAGAAGTCTATGCCTTCGCGCACGCCGCCCATGGTGGCGGCTGCGAAGACGATGGCGTCGTTGAGCGCGATGGTCACCGCGCCGCCGGCTTGCGCGGCCAGTTTGCCCGTCTCGAATGTGACGAGGCGCGACCCGACGGTCGCTGTGTAACGTTTTGCTTCGGGTTTCATTTTTTACTCCCGTAGAGCGAGAGATTATCTCGCTTTACAAATTTCCGCCTGTTGTCAGGGACTGAAGAGCGGCGGCAAGCGTTTGCCAGCGCTGTTCAATTCCTGACGGGCGGTTGATTTCAAAAGACCCTAAAGGTCTCCGAGACCTTTAGGGTCTTACTTCGACTTACTTGCGACGGAGGCTCAGGCGTTCGGTGACTTCCAGGTAACGCTGATAGTCCGACTTGCGCAGGTAGGTCAGCATTCTGCGGCGCTGACCGACCAGTTTGAGCAGGCCGCGGCGGCAAGACTCATCGTGCTTGTTGGCGCGCAGGTGCTCGGTCAGTTGGGTGATGCGGTTCGTGAGCAACGCGATCTGAACTTCGGGCGAACCCGTGTCGGTCTCGTGGCGATGGAAATCCGCAATGGCCTTAGTTTTGACTTCCTTATCAAGCGGCATGACGTTTGCTTCCTTTCTTGCCGGACAGATTGCCGATCTGTCCCGCATAATGTTATGCAGGTCTCCATGCCCACAGCGTTTGACCGTCGGGCAGGACCAGTCACGGGCGGAAATTATACCAGAAAGCCGGGATATTGCCGTCCCATAATCCGCCGAAGGGGGTAAAATCGGGGCATGAACGCTAAAAATACCATCCTGGTTGTGGAAGACACTCCCGATACCCTCGAACTTGTCAAAGTGACTCTGACGTTCAAGGGGTATTCGGTGGTTACCGCGCGCAACGGCAGGGAGGCCTTGGATGCGATCCAAAAGGAACGCCCCGCGCTTGTCGTCACCGATATTTTGATGCCGCAGATGGACGGTTTCAGCCTCGTCCATCGCATGCGGATCGATCCTGAGACGCGCGCGATCCCCGTCATCTTTCTCTCCGCCACCTACGTCACCCCCGAAGACAAGATGTTCGCCGCGGCCATCGGCGCGACGCGCTTTATCGAAAAACCCATCGTCATTGAAGACTTCCTCCGCACGGTCGCGGACCTGCTGTCGCGCGGCGCGCTCTCCGACAGCAAACCGCTCGACACGCGCAAGTTCTACGTGGGCTATCGCCAGCGGCTGGAGTCGAAACTGAAGGATAAGGCGTCGCAGATCGCCCGCATCCAGTCCATGCTGAAGACGTTATCCGAAGATGAGAAAATGTCTTTCAAAGCCTCGCTTCAGACCGCCGTCGAAGAGCGGGATGAGATTCAGCAGCTGCTCGACCAGATCCGCAGGCAGATGGACGAGGGTAGTTAGCGGACTGCGATTCGAGGGGGCGAAGGATGGATTTTGCCATGACGGATTTCCCCGCCACACTTTTGGATTTCCTCCGCACAGCCGGGCGCGTCACCGCGTCGCTCCCGTTCGCGGCGCGGTCGTGGTCAACCTCGAACCTACTCCGCTCACGGAGAAGGCGGACTTCTTTTTGCAGGGAAAGTCGGGGGAAGCGCTGCCCGCGCTGGCGCGGGCGGTTTGGGGTTAAGCCGCGAGGAGTTCCAAAAGATCTACGGTCATGCGGGCGGTGGCGCCCCATAGAATTTCGCCGTCGAAGGGGTGGTAGACGATGACGCTGTGGCCGCGCCCTGGCACAACGAATTCCCAGCGGTTGGAGCGTTCAGCCAGCCAGTTCAACGGCATGGTGAAGATGCGCGCCACTTCGGCCGCCTCGGGTTTGAAGACGGTCGGCCAGGGGATGACGCCGACGACGGGCGTGACCATGAAGGAGGTGATCGTCAGCATGGAATTGAGACGGCCCAGGACGCGCACCTGGCGCGGCTCGATGCCGATCTCCTCCTGCGCTTCGCGCAGCGCGGTCTCTTCGGGAGTTGTCTCGCCGCCGTCGCACGCGCCGCCCGGGAAGGAAACCTGTCCTTTGTGATTCTCCACGCTGTCGGAGCGGCGCGTGAAGAGCAGATGCCACTCGCCGTCCTGGCGCAACAGCGGGACCAGCGCCGCCGCGCATTTGACCGGGTCGGATTTGCGTTCGGCGTAGCCGTCGGTATGCGGACGCGCCTGCGCGGCTTGCAGGCGGGAGATGATCTCGGATTCGGTGGGATTCATGGTTGTGTCAGAACTCGTTATTCATCGGCTTCGGCGAGGACCCGGTCAACGACAAATTGGCTGAGCGTGAAGCCGTGGCGGCGAAGTTTGTCCAATTCCGAGCGGAGCGATTTGACCAGTCCCGTTTGCCTGGCTCTCAGCAAAATGCCGACCGTTCCAATTTTTGGCAATTCCAATTGGTCGAGCATCCTGCGTCCCTGTTTTTCATCCATCAACACTATATCTGCCGAAATTTCCCTGGCAAGGACGATGGTCTCCGCTTCGCCCAGATCCAATTCATCAAGGAGCATTTCGATGGCGAGGCGGTCTTGAACTTTGTGGACGTGGATCCATTTTGCGGAAGAAATTTTCTTTGCCCCCCTTTCGTGTCCATTGGTCACTGTTTCATCGTACACAGCCTCGGCAATACCGATCTCTTCGAAGAAATCACGCAAAAGACCCAGCCGCCCAATGGATGCCAGCCCGATCAGCGGAGTGGAATTCGAGACTGCCTTCATGATTTTTTGGCATTAATGGTTTTGGCCGCGGCGATTTCGCCTTCGAGTTCCTCCTCTGAGAAATTGACGTAGGAAATTCCGCGCGCGCGCAGTAGGTCCAGAAAATCCCAGCGGCTGATTCCCAGTAAGCGCGCCGCTTTTCCAGAGGAAATCTTTGCCTCTGTGAAATAGGACAGGACCAGCCATTCATTGATCCGCCTCTGAATTTCCTTTTGGGTCGCGCCCAATTTCGAGAGGGATACAGGCACTTTTACTTGATAGGTGACGCTATCCATGATTTCTCCTATTTCTGCCATTTTAGCATGGGAGAGGGGCAAATTGACGATTTGTCCTACCCTTCGAGCAGGCTCACCGCGCCGACCTCTTCCATCAGTTCTTTGGCGCGCGGGTCTTCGCCTGGCTCGATGCGGCGCGCAAAGACGAGGAAGCCCGTATGCGCCACCATCCGGTCGGTGGGACGCAGGCGCGAGGGTTCGGTTTTGTAATAGCGCAGGAGAATCTCGCACGCCTCGATGAAGGCGAAGCGATTCTGGCGCAGCGCGTAAAGCGTGTTCTCCACCTGATTGAAGGTTGGGACGAGCGTGCAGAAATATCCGCCGGGCTTCAGGGCGGCGCGCGCCTGCCCAATGTAGTCGTAGGGATTCGGCACGTCGAGGAAGAACGCGTCGGCGTCGGTTTCGTCGCAGCCCTCGGCCAGGTCGCGCAGCTTGAAGTCGACGCGGGATTCGAGTCCGACGCGCGCCAGGTTCTTGCGGGCCAGATTTTGGAAGTCCTGCTTGACTTCGTACGAGGCGACGCGTCCCTCCGCGCCGACGGCGTGCGCGAGGGCGATGGTCATGGCTCCCGACCCGGTCCCCGCTTCGATTACGCGTTGACCGGGTCCGACGCTCATCGTCACGAGGATGAAGCCGATGTCTTTGGGATAGAGGATCTGCGTGTTGCGCGGCAGTTCGTTGAGCAGGTCGGCCAGCGAGGGCTGAAGCAAGAAGAACGGCGCGCCGATGTGACTGAACGCCTGCGCGCCCCACGGCAGGCCGATCAGGTCGTTGTGTTTGATCACGCCGCGATGGGTTTGCAGTTCGCCGTCGGTCGCGAGCGTGAAGATGAAGTGTTTATGGCGCAGCCCGACGAGCTGCGCCACTTCGCCCGCGGCCGCATATTTGGAGGATGGATTCCAAGGCATGAGGTTATCCTACCATGTTTTCGACGGGCGGCGTTTCCGCGTTTTCGACCATGGCGGGCATGGATTTCCGCAACCAGCGATTCGCTCCCCAGAGCGAGATCGGCGCGGCGAGGATGAGCAGGCCGAGGAAACAGAATCCGCCCAGGATGAAGATGGACGCGGCGACGTTGGGGAGCGCGCTGCCAGCCGAGGGGAGGAGCATGCGTCCGCTCGAAAAAGTCATCACGACAACGCAGGCGTTCCACAGCCCGTGGAAGGAGATTCCCAGCGCGTAACGTCCCAGCATGGGCAGGAAGCGCTTCTGCGCGGCGAACATGCCGATGCCCCAGCCGATCACGGCGCTGGCGAGGACGTGCATGGAAGCGCTGGCGGCGCGGATGCCGAGGGTGAAGCCCCAGGTTTCGTTGGGCGCGGCGGAGATGAAGAGACCTTCCATCAGGGCGAAGCCCGCGCCGCTGAGCGCGCCGAGGGCGAATCCCTGCGCGGGCGAAGCCAGTTTGCGCCAGGCCAGCCATACGGCCAGCGACTTGGCGGTCTCCTCGACGAGCGGGGTGACGACCGACAGGAGGAGCAGTCCGCCGAGCAGCGCGAGCGGGCTGGTAAGGTACGGCCCCAGCAGGAGGAGCGTTTCTTCCTGGCTTGCGGCGCGTTTCACCTGTTCCATCAGGGATTGGAGCGCCTGTATCCGCCCGGGGTCGAGCGCCGCGTAGATCGCGATGACGACGATGCCGAGCAGGACGGCCAGTCCCTCCGCGAGGATGGAGAGGAGCGGGGCGACGGTCATTCCTGCGGAAAGCGCGCTCCAGGCGCGGAGGCTGCTGCCTGCATCCAACCCGCCTGCCGCGAGACGCGTCAGCGCGTAGACGGGAATCCCGATGGACGACAGGTAGAACGGGATGGCGAACCATTGACTGAAGACGCCTCGGTTTAGAACGGCGGCCAGCGTGACGGAGAGAATCCAGCCGGCGAGCAGCAGCAGTCCCAGCCAGATAGAGAGCGGGCGGAGGCGCGCCGTTTCTTCGGGACGGTTTCGCAGGCGGCGCAGGGCCAGCAGCCCGACGCGGCCGACGAGGACGGAGGCGAGGAGGAACGCGGCCAGGTAGAGGGAGACGCGGAAGAAGCCGGCGCCGCGCGCGCCGAGTCCGCCTGAAAGTCCGCTTGCCAGCAGGATGGCGCCCGTCCCGACGAGGGCGACCACAACGATCCCGCTGGCGATTGCCAGCAAAAACGCGCCGATGTCGAATTCGTTTTTCTGTTCCATTAATGCTCCTCGATGACGACGCGCAGGATGAGATCGCCGTCCGCCAGGACCGCGTCGCTGCCGGGGTCGCGGGGGGTGAGTTTTTGCAGCGCGTCCATCCCGCTGATGACGTGGCCGAAGATGGTGTGAGCGCCGTCCAGGCTGGGCTGGGCGGAGAACGTGATGAAGAACTGGCTTCCGTTCGTGCCAGGGCCGGAGTTTGCCATGCCCACCATGCCGGGCTGGTCAAATTTCAGCGACGGGGAGATCTCGTTGCGGAAGAGATAGCCGGGGCCGCCTGCGCCCGTCCCGCTGGGATCGCCCGCCTGCGCCACAAAGCCGGGGATGACGCGGTGGAACGTCACGCCGTCGTACCATCCCTGCCGGGCGAGGAAGATGAACGAGTTCACGGTCAGCGGGGTTTTGTCCGCGTATAGCTCGATCACGATCTCGCCTTTTTCGGTTTGGAGTCTCGCGAGGTATTGCCTGTGCGGGTCAATGCTCATTTCGGGACAGGACGAAAACTGACGTTTGCCGAGCGCGAGCAGGCGCGTCATCTGGTCGAAGGCGTTGTAATCGGTGGGACCGTAATAGATTTCCCCGTTGATGAGGACGAGCGGCAGGACGGGGATGCCCGCGGCTTGCGCGTCCGCTTCGGCTTTTTTGATCTTCGCGAGGATCGCGGGGTCGTCGAAGTCCGCCTCGAACCTGGCGCGGTCGAGGCCAATCTCCTCGGCTTCGCGCGCCGCCCAGAGTTTGAACGCGTCGGGGCTGAGGCTGATCCACTCGGATTGTTTTGCGAACAGGACGTCGTGCATGTCCCAGAACCGCTCCTGACGACCGGCGGCCTCGGCGGCTTGCGCGGCGAGATAGGACTTATCGTAGCGGTCGGGCTGGGGATAGTGGCGATAGACGAGGCGCACGTCTTTGGGATGCGCTTCCGACAACGCGCTCAAGACGCGGTCGTTGCATTCGACGCATTGGAAGTCGTCGTAGAGGATGACGGTCACGGCCGCGTCCGCGGGGCCTTTCGTCCACTCGCCCGCGCCGACGGCGGGGAAGAGCGAGTCTGAACCGGGGACGGGCGTCGGTTTGGACGGGACGGCGTTGCAGACCGGCTGGGTGGGCGCGGGAGTCGGGACGTCCACGCGAAGGGTCGGGGTCAATTCGACGCCGGGCGCGCAGGCGGCCAGGAGGAACGCGAAAGCGAAAAGCAGGGCGGTACAGGTTTTTTTATTCATAAAAATTCGAGCGCGCTCACGGCGCCTTTCCGATGGCTTTGAGCAGTTCGTCGAAGGAGTCCATCTGTGCGATCTTGTAGAGGAAGTCCGCCAGCGTCGCGCTTTGGGCGCGCAGTTCGCGCACGGCGGGACCGACCGGGTCCTCGCCCGCCGGTCCGCCGGGGATGTCGGCGTACGCGCCGTAGAAGGCGAAGTAGGCCTGGTTCAGTTTTCGGATGGCGTAGCCGTTCTGCCAGAAGACCTGGCGGCGCGCTTCCATGTAGGCTTCGGCCTCTTCGATTTTCCCCTCGGCGAGCAATTCGTCCGCGCGGACGCGGGTGGTGTGCATTTCGGCGCGGAAGTCGAAGGGCGGCGGGGTTTCGGGGAGTCCCGCTTTCGGCGGGAGAAAGGCCCGGGGCCACGCGACCAGGTTGAGGTCCGCGCGGGAGGCGGCGAGGGTCGGGTAGTAGCGCGCTAGGAGGACGGGTCCGAGTTCGTTCTCGACGATGGAGGCGGTAGTCTCGTTCATCGTCCGCAGTTCGGGCGTGGTTCCATAGTTCGCCCCCAGCGGGTGCAGGCTGAGGAAGTTGTGCGTCCACTCGTGGATGACGACGCCGACCTGCCAGTTGAAGGAATCGGTGCGCATGACCATGGTGGGGTAGGTTCCGATGCCGCCAACCGGCACGACCAGCGTGGAGAAGTCGAGGGCTTGCGCGACGCCGTCTTCGATTTTGACCTGGTCTTCGAGGGCGATGTCGGGTTGGAGCGAGATGGACGCGACCTGCTCGATCTTGCTGCGCTTCGACATGACGAGGTTCATCGGCAGGGGCGAGACGTGGTAGAGGACGGGCGGGGTGGGCTGTCCGCCGAGGGTCAGTCCCTGCTCGGAGAGGATCTGCGACACCTGCCCTTGCAGGACGGATTCGGCCAGCGGGGCGATCTGGCGCTGGCGCGCGTCGAGCCGTTTGCGTTCGGCGCGCAGGTGGGCGGAGGCGGATTCTTTGTCTTTGACGTTGGGGTCGGAGAAGATGACCTGGAGCCGGTCTTCGGCGCGCAGGATGGATTCGGTGAGGCGCAGGGAATCCATGACGACCGAGATGCCGTCGGCGCGGGAGACGTAGTTGGGCAGGCCGAGCGCGCTTTGCTGGAGTTTGGTCCAGGCGGCGTCGGCTGTCCAGGCGTCGTAGTTGAATTCGTAGGGACGGGTGAAGGCGCGGGCGCGGTCGTAGAAGTATTCGGCGTGAGGCGCGGAGGAGACGAGACAGAAGACGCACAGCAGGCCGAGGAGCGTCCGTTCGAGGTCGGTCAGGATACGGTCCAACATGGCGGCGATTATACCCCGCAGGATTCAAACAAAAAGACGGCCACAGCCGTCTTTTCTGCCTGCCCTCCGAGGGGCTGTTTTTGCGTTTTCAGCGCTTCACGAATAAAACCAGACGGCTACAAAAACCACTTCCCGTCCAGCGCGGGCCATTCGTCCGATTGATCGGCGCGCTCCTCCCAATTTTCTTTTCCGCTCCACGATTCGATCTTCAGTTCATAGACGGAAGTCCGCTTCAACTCCTTCGCCGTGATGGGACGGTACTCGCGTCCCGGCTCCATTTCGGGGAAGTATTTTTTCAGCAGGCCGTACAGCGCGGCGCGCTGCTCCTCGTCCGATTCCAGGACGCGCACCGTCCCGAAGACCATCACGCTTCGGTATTGCAGCGAAAATTCGAGCGCCAGGTTCGAGGGGAGCAGGCGTCCCATCTCGCTCGCTTCGAGGCAGGCTTTCGGGTTGCGCTCCAGGTTGGCGCGCATGCGTCCCGCCAGGTTGGAATGAAAAACGATGCGATGATTCGCCTCGTCGAACCAGAAGGATGTCGGGATGACGAAGGGCTGGTCGTCCCACGCCGAAGCCAGATGCCCGACGTCGGCGACGCGCAGGAAGGCGCGGACCCACTCCTCGTCACGCGTGTGTTCGGGGCGGCGTTGACCGGCCGTCGGCGGCCGCGAGGCCAGGTCATAGTTGCGCGGCATTAGTCCACCTTCTCCACGACGACGGTCGCCTCGGCCACCAGCGCGGCGATCGCGCCGATGGCCGCCCACACGGGGACGAGGATCACACCCACCACGCCCAGCGTCAACGGGACCTCGATCAGCGTGCGGCCGTCCCTGTCCTTGATGATGATGCGGCGGATATTGCCTTCGTGCAGCAACTGCTTGATCTTCGCCACGAGTTCCTCGCCGTTCACGCGGAACTCTTCCGTGCCGTTGTGATATTGGCTCATCGTTTCCTTCTTTCGGTCAACAGGCGTTTGTACCAAAACATCAGCGCGAAGAATGCCAGCGCTCCCGCGCCGAGGGCGGATGCCCACAGGCCGTGCAGGTAAGCGGCGCCCTTTTGCAGGAAAAACACGCACGCGCCGAACGTCAACGCGCTCAGGGCGGCTACTTCCAGCGCGGTGTAATGCGAAATGCTGTCAACTTTATACTTTGGGGGAAGCGTCTCTGCGCGCCAGCGGAACGCGCCTTCCAGCCCCTTGACGCGTTTTACGTAAAATTCTTTCATCTGATTCATCGCCAGCGCGGCCTCGTACCACGCCAGCCGCAGGCGCGCCAGTTGCGCCACGGTCAACGCGCCGAGGGCAGTCAGCAGCGCGAACAATCCCGCCAGCAGGAAATACAACGCGGCGTCGTCTATTGCTTCCAGTTTTTGCGCGCCGAAGATCGCCGCTGCCAGCGATCCGACCGAAACGATGAAGAACGAGGCGGCCTTGCTCCGATCCTCGTTGGCCTGAAAAGCGCTGTTGGCGATATATTCGAATTCGGCGGCCAGGAACTCGTCGGGGAGGTTGGGATTATCGGCCATGCGACGATTATACCCGCCTCGCCCGTGTCCAAAAAAGAGCGGAATATCATTCCGCTCCGCAGTCTACGCGAGGAAACTGTATCCGCCTGGGCGGGTTTGTATGAGAGCCGCCTCGCCCGTCTCCTCTTCCAATTTTTTCCGCAGGCGATAGACCACGTTCTTCAGCAGGGCCAGGTCGGCTTTTTCCATGCCCCACACCGTCTGGATGATCTCCTCCGCTTTGAAGACGTGACCCGGGCGACTCATCAGCAGGTGGAGGAGGCGGAACTCGAGATTGGTGAGCCGCACCTCGCCGCCCTTCGCCGCCACCGCGGACCGATGGGCCGGATCCAGCTTCAACGGGCCGGTGCGAATCGGACTCATCGGCTGCGCCCAGCTGCGTTTCGCCCAGGCCAGGATCTTCGCCAGAAAGATCGCCGGGCTGACGGGTTTCACCACACACTCGTCCACGCCGGCCTGGTAGGCTTCGAGGATCTCGTTTTCGTTGCTGACCGGCAGAAAGAGCAGGATGGGGCTGGCGGTCAGGGCGCGGTAGCGGCGGCAGAGTTCCATCCGCTGCTGGTGGCCTGCGTTGACGTCGATCACGATCAGGTCGGGGATGTCTTCCAGCGAGCGCTGCATGGCGCGCTCCACCGCAGTCTCGAGGATGGCTACCAGTCCCTTTTCGCGGATCATGTAGCCCCAAATCGGGGCGGTGGTGGCTTGGTCGCAGACGATATAGACGCGCAGCGGAGAGTGATTTGTGCCGGGAGATGTGTCCGTCATGGGTCTCATTATACGCATGATTCTGGAAAATGGTCGTAAAAAGTAACAAAATAATACCAAAATATGACCTTTGGGTGATATGGAAAAAAAACATCGCACTTTATACTTCACCCACACTCAAAAAGGAGAACGACCATGAAAAAACTTCCCGTAATTCTTTTGGTCCTTGCGTTTGTCGCTTCGGCCTGTCAGTTGGGCGGGGGCGGACAAGCCCAGCCGACCGCCATCTCTCTGCCGACGGCGGTCCCCACTCCCACCGTCGTCGTGAATCCCACGACCAGCTCGCAGGGGAGTCAGGATGCCGGTTCCGAGAAGACTTCCACAGCGGACGGCATGACCCAGATCTTCATTCCGGACGGCACGTTCATGCGCGGCGGCATTGACAGCGACGCGCCTACCAATGAAACGCCTTCCACCAAAATCACCATGACCGGCTTCTGGATGGACAAACTGGAAGTTACTAACGGCATGTACCAACTATGCGTGGAAGCGGGCGTTTGCGAACTGCCTCACTACGGCAGCCGGACAGTCCTGAAATCTAAGACGCGCGATCCGTACTACGGCAGTCCTGATTTTAAGGATTACCCGGTGGTCTATGTGGGCTGGGGAGACGCCGAGGCCTACTGCAAGTGGGCCGGCCGCCGTCTTCCCACCGAAGCGGAATGGGAATATGCCGCGCGCGGCGCCTTCCCGTCCATGAATCTCTACCCGTGGGGCAATGACCGCCCGAGCGGCTCCACCGCCAACTTCAATTACGCTGTGGGCGATACCGCGCGCGTTGGCAGTTTCCCCGCGGGCGCGAGCGTCTTCGGCGTTCTCGATATGGCCGGCAACGTGGCTGAATGGGTGAGCGACCTCTACGACATGAAGTATTACAACCAGGGCGTCACCATGAATCCGTCCGGTCCTGTGGGTAAGACCAATGAGTTTATGCGCGTAGTGCGCGGCGGTCACTGGGGCGATTCCTGGAAGATGCTGCGCGTCTCGTCCCGCGCCTCGATGATGGGACCCAACCCCAACGTCCAGGTTGGCTCCGATCTCTGGTATGGCGAGTCCGCTCCCACGGTGGGATTCCGCTG
This DNA window, taken from Candidatus Denitrolinea symbiosum, encodes the following:
- a CDS encoding polyribonucleotide nucleotidyltransferase; protein product: MKPEAKRYTATVGSRLVTFETGKLAAQAGGAVTIALNDAIVFAAATMGGVREGIDFFPLSVEYEERLYAGGKIPGSFFRREGRPGGEAILTARLTDRPLRPLFQHGMRNEVQVMMYSLSSDGENPLDVLAINAASAAIMISDIPWGGPVGAVRVGRVDGQFIVNPTFKELDASDLDLRIAGTKDAILMVECGANEVPEDVMAAALDFGHQSIQPLIEAQLKMAAEIGKPKREATFVLAADELNQKVFERVDAPMNELLDKPLSKSEFYGGMDELQAAVVAEMCVEGDAAAPAKKDVQAAFGEAEHKIVRERILSMGKRPDGRGPTDIRPIWCEVGLSPRAHGSGLFTRGETQVLSLATLGTLGEAQELDNLSPTDTKRYMHHYNFPPFSTGEVKPLRGQSRREVGHGALAERALEPVIPAEETFPYTLRVVSEVMASNGSSSMASVCGSTLALMDAGVPIKAPVAGVAMGLITDDSGRYKILTDIQGTEDHLGDMDFKVAGTTKGITALQMDIKITGLSSQMMKEALEQARVARMSIMDKMLEVIAEPRPELKPHAPRIITVKIPVEKIGALIGPGGKNIRALQEETGTKIDVQEDGTVYIASTEGIGAKEAEERVKSLGEEAVIGNIYTGKVVRIADFGAFVEILPGVDGLVHISQLDSERVNKVEDVVRMGEEITVMVTNIDGQGKIRLSRQAVLEGWTAEEARERDNGGGGARGPRPGGGRGGDRDRRGGDRGRGGRDRR
- a CDS encoding 30S ribosomal protein S15: MPLDKEVKTKAIADFHRHETDTGSPEVQIALLTNRITQLTEHLRANKHDESCRRGLLKLVGQRRRMLTYLRKSDYQRYLEVTERLSLRRK
- a CDS encoding signal receiver domain (CheY, OmpR, NtrC, and PhoB), producing the protein MNAKNTILVVEDTPDTLELVKVTLTFKGYSVVTARNGREALDAIQKERPALVVTDILMPQMDGFSLVHRMRIDPETRAIPVIFLSATYVTPEDKMFAAAIGATRFIEKPIVIEDFLRTVADLLSRGALSDSKPLDTRKFYVGYRQRLESKLKDKASQIARIQSMLKTLSEDEKMSFKASLQTAVEERDEIQQLLDQIRRQMDEGS
- a CDS encoding CoA pyrophosphatase, with the protein product MNPTESEIISRLQAAQARPHTDGYAERKSDPVKCAAALVPLLRQDGEWHLLFTRRSDSVENHKGQVSFPGGACDGGETTPEETALREAQEEIGIEPRQVRVLGRLNSMLTITSFMVTPVVGVIPWPTVFKPEAAEVARIFTMPLNWLAERSNRWEFVVPGRGHSVIVYHPFDGEILWGATARMTVDLLELLAA
- a CDS encoding tRNA (adenine-N1)-methyltransferase — translated: MPWNPSSKYAAAGEVAQLVGLRHKHFIFTLATDGELQTHRGVIKHNDLIGLPWGAQAFSHIGAPFFLLQPSLADLLNELPRNTQILYPKDIGFILVTMSVGPGQRVIEAGTGSGAMTIALAHAVGAEGRVASYEVKQDFQNLARKNLARVGLESRVDFKLRDLAEGCDETDADAFFLDVPNPYDYIGQARAALKPGGYFCTLVPTFNQVENTLYALRQNRFAFIEACEILLRYYKTEPSRLRPTDRMVAHTGFLVFARRIEPGEDPRAKELMEEVGAVSLLEG
- a CDS encoding pyridoxamine 5'-phosphate oxidase family protein, whose protein sequence is MPRNYDLASRPPTAGQRRPEHTRDEEWVRAFLRVADVGHLASAWDDQPFVIPTSFWFDEANHRIVFHSNLAGRMRANLERNPKACLEASEMGRLLPSNLALEFSLQYRSVMVFGTVRVLESDEEQRAALYGLLKKYFPEMEPGREYRPITAKELKRTSVYELKIESWSGKENWEERADQSDEWPALDGKWFL
- a CDS encoding DNA-binding response regulator, OmpR family — protein: MTDTSPGTNHSPLRVYIVCDQATTAPIWGYMIREKGLVAILETAVERAMQRSLEDIPDLIVIDVNAGHQQRMELCRRYRALTASPILLFLPVSNENEILEAYQAGVDECVVKPVSPAIFLAKILAWAKRSWAQPMSPIRTGPLKLDPAHRSAVAAKGGEVRLTNLEFRLLHLLMSRPGHVFKAEEIIQTVWGMEKADLALLKNVVYRLRKKLEEETGEAALIQTRPGGYSFLA